From one Aquicella lusitana genomic stretch:
- the tig gene encoding trigger factor, whose product MQVSVEKVNNVERRLTIVVPANQVEEAYARQLDKLAKKANIKGFRPGKAPVSYIEQRFGDDARKEALAEVMQKSLYEAITEQDLKPVSQPQVEPKLMMPNQPLEFIASFEVLPDIENIQFSMSTIEKPVTEVTSDDVDRVVEQLRKQYAKWKLVNRPAQEKDRVVIDYYAIFEGKSDIENKIENFPLELSSKVMLPGFEEGLKGAKAEEERTLNLSFPADFPAAERAGKPVDFVVKIKQVFEADVPELDDDFVQKLGVKSGKVDDLKDQIKQSLEQERDRLVKEKLKEQVFRQLLEQNPIDVPRSLVEREAHNIHDEIYPQHQHHDHHQHSNEEMAAFNDVAKKRVSLGLLIAEYAKKANLQVNKDRVNQRIQEIAAAYEHPQEVIAWLSSPERRNGIEAQVMEDQVLDKLMEDVSVTEKTMSYAELKGIRI is encoded by the coding sequence ATGCAAGTATCAGTTGAAAAAGTGAACAACGTCGAGCGCCGCCTGACTATCGTGGTGCCAGCCAACCAAGTCGAAGAAGCTTATGCAAGACAACTCGACAAGCTGGCCAAAAAAGCCAATATCAAGGGTTTTCGCCCGGGCAAGGCGCCTGTTTCCTATATCGAGCAGCGGTTCGGTGATGACGCCCGCAAAGAAGCACTGGCTGAAGTGATGCAAAAATCACTCTATGAGGCGATTACTGAGCAGGATCTAAAGCCTGTCAGCCAGCCACAGGTAGAACCGAAGTTGATGATGCCTAATCAACCCTTGGAATTTATTGCTTCATTTGAAGTCTTGCCAGACATAGAAAATATTCAATTTTCGATGAGCACGATTGAAAAGCCCGTGACGGAAGTGACGTCAGACGATGTAGACCGTGTTGTTGAACAATTGCGCAAACAATATGCTAAATGGAAATTGGTAAACAGGCCGGCACAGGAAAAGGATCGGGTTGTTATCGATTATTATGCGATTTTTGAAGGCAAGTCTGATATAGAAAATAAAATCGAGAATTTTCCCCTGGAACTCAGCAGTAAGGTCATGCTGCCTGGGTTTGAAGAAGGCCTGAAGGGTGCTAAGGCAGAAGAAGAGCGTACCTTGAACTTAAGCTTTCCGGCTGATTTTCCGGCAGCTGAAAGAGCGGGAAAACCAGTTGATTTTGTGGTAAAAATAAAGCAAGTTTTTGAAGCAGATGTGCCCGAATTAGACGATGATTTTGTGCAAAAATTAGGCGTGAAAAGCGGGAAAGTAGATGATTTGAAAGACCAGATCAAGCAATCACTCGAACAGGAACGTGACCGTTTGGTGAAAGAAAAGTTAAAAGAGCAGGTTTTCCGTCAATTGCTCGAACAAAATCCAATCGATGTGCCCCGATCATTAGTGGAACGCGAAGCGCACAACATCCATGACGAGATTTATCCACAGCATCAGCACCATGATCATCATCAGCATTCCAATGAAGAAATGGCTGCTTTCAATGATGTGGCAAAAAAACGGGTAAGCTTGGGATTATTGATCGCAGAATATGCTAAAAAGGCGAATTTGCAAGTCAATAAAGACCGTGTGAATCAGCGCATACAGGAAATTGCTGCAGCGTACGAGCATCCGCAAGAGGTGATTGCCTGGCTTTCATCTCCTGAACGCCGCAATGGTATTGAAGCGCAAGTCATGGAAGATCAAGTCCTGGACAAATTGATGGAAGATGTGTCCGTGACTGAGAAAACCATGAGTTATGCAGAACTCAAAGGTATTCGTATATAA
- the clpP gene encoding ATP-dependent Clp endopeptidase proteolytic subunit ClpP gives MSDILNHPTRSQLVPMVVEQTARGERAFDIYSRLLKDRVIFIGGAIDDHVANLIVAQLLFLESENPDKDISVYINSPGGVVTAGLAIYDTMQFIKPDVSTMCVGQAASMGALLLAGGSKNKRYCLPNARVMIHQPLGGVQGQASDIAIHAEETLKVRARLNEILAKHTGQPIEIIAKDTDRDYFMAAERARDYGIVDKILDYRSNKK, from the coding sequence ATGTCTGACATACTGAATCATCCGACCAGAAGTCAATTGGTGCCTATGGTCGTTGAGCAAACCGCGAGAGGCGAAAGAGCGTTTGATATTTATTCCAGGTTGCTCAAAGACCGTGTCATCTTTATTGGCGGAGCCATTGATGACCACGTCGCCAACTTGATTGTGGCGCAGTTGTTGTTTTTAGAATCTGAAAATCCGGACAAGGACATTTCCGTTTATATCAATTCTCCCGGTGGCGTTGTCACCGCGGGTCTTGCTATCTACGACACCATGCAATTCATCAAGCCTGATGTGAGCACGATGTGCGTAGGGCAGGCTGCCAGCATGGGCGCCTTACTACTTGCTGGTGGATCAAAGAATAAGCGCTATTGTCTGCCGAATGCGCGAGTCATGATTCATCAGCCGCTGGGTGGCGTTCAGGGACAAGCGTCGGATATTGCCATTCATGCTGAAGAAACATTAAAAGTGCGTGCTCGATTGAATGAAATTCTGGCCAAGCATACTGGCCAGCCTATAGAAATTATCGCGAAGGATACGGATAGGGATTATTTTATGGCCGCCGAACGAGCCCGCGATTACGGGATCGTTGATAAGATTCTCGATTATCGCAGCAATAAAAAGTAA